The Accipiter gentilis chromosome 4, bAccGen1.1, whole genome shotgun sequence region GTTTGACTGTTTAGAGAATTCTTAAGAAGCTGCTAACATCATACTATGCTTTTAATAAAACTCTAGATTAGACTTTGAGGGTAACAAAAATGTACATTTGCAGTCTATACTTTATATTGGAATATTCCTTATACTGCAATACTCATGGCACTCAAGGTGATATGTATTAGGAACGCTCTAGTCACAGAGGATCTTAGAGAGCTTTGCCAGCCCATGACTCAGAAGCATGACTGAAATTCTATCTTTTAACAAGTTAGTGTGCATCAGCCCAATAGTGGAGCCATCAGTGTTCACAAATTTAGTTTCTGGTAAGTGCACATTATTGTGGTTTAGCTCAGCCCTCCTTCATTGCTGGCTAATTCACTTTACAAAGAATATGTCTAAAAATGGTGTGTGCTTGGTTTTTGTAGATAGTTAGATTCCACTGGTGCAGAGATTAATCCATGCTAAACTAATAGCATGCCAAAGACTTAAATGTTCCTATGAGGCAGGTATAATTACGTGCATTTTACAGGGAGATAAAAAATCCcaaatgaagaaaattacttatttaataCACACTGACACAGCTGTGATGACTCTTGACTCTATTGCGTGCTTTAACAACTAGGTCCTCCTCCATCCCTTAACAGTGCTCTGTGGGAATCTGCTTCAAAATCAACGAAGGCAATGAAAATGGCTTTACCTCCCATCCAGATCTGCTTGAATGACCAAAACAAAAATTTTCTGAATACAGAAGGGTTGGCATTTGCATGCCCATCATACCTGCTGGAATGCCCAGTTCAGCAGCTTGTATCTGTATGATCTTCTCATTGGGTAGCATAAGCTGTAGCAGGCGTGCattgcagcaaagaagaaactgAGAAGTCCAAATTGCTTTCTTGATAACATCCATCTATCCAACCACTGGGGAAACCTTTTATACTTGGTGCCAAAGTACAGCTGGAAACTAGCAGCTAATATTCCTGGTAAATATACTAGTGCTAAAAGGGTAATTGAAACCACTGGTAAAACTTTGTTTATGACAAGGACTGGAATTTTATAGAAAACATATTCCTTTCTGATTATAAAAGGATATATGACATCTCTTATACAAGtgtatataaatattaataatgagATCACAGATGCTATCTTCATTGGCAGGTGCCACTTGGGGAACAGGTCCTGCTTGCAGTGTTGTTCTGAAGAGTCTTCAAACTCACCAAAATGGTGTGCTTGATGTAAATCAAAAAGTGCAGCTGCTTCTGGTGGATTGGTGACTTGCATATCCACGTTCtgggaaggacagaaaggaaatacCAAGTGAATTCAAGAGAAGATTAAAAACTTCAGTAATGACAGAACTTGCCATCGTGGCACTGAAACCATATACAAAACATACATGCTATTAAAGACAAGGTAGCTTGAAAATATAATGTTTTGAACAGCATAGTCAGTAGTTGAACAAGGCACTTTTAGCATAGACTTCTCATTTGTTATTCATTATCTGTGGTGAtttcaaaagagattttaattCCAGGCAGTTAACTACACTGCAAGGGAAGATGGATTACGTTATGTGAAGCATCATTGCAGCTTCTTATGATATGAGCCACAGATTTCAAATGTCAAATTTCAGCTACAGTCTTGATGCAGCCCAAATAATATGCACAATAACAGAATCCAGAGTCGagacaataaaatatttcattcagtCACTGCTATTTTAATGACATTGAATTGGGGGAATAAGGATGTAAGTAGAAATGTTTGGGATCCAGCATATTACACCAGCTGTGCATCTGTCAACTCCAGTGTCAAGTCCCATGGTCTTCTTCATCTCCTTCACAAATGTAAAAGTGTCCTCAACTTTTATGAGAACTTATGAGACTGAGTCACTTCAGTTTAAAAAGCTGGATTTTCTGTTGCCAAGTAAGCATGGCTTGATTCTAGTTTCACAGAAGATCTTGGCAGAATTATCACAGACTTTAGAAGGAGCTAAGCTAGTACAAAATTTTAGTGTAATATTATAAACTGTTTTACACTGAGATAACATATTTAAAGATTGTCCCATAATTATAGTTCATGGAAGAGGTACATGATCAGtacaatacaaaatgaaaatacatgtacCAACAGCAGGTCATTGCAATTGATGCAGCAGACAGCTGTTCAGGGGTGGAGAACTGCTAACATTAGGTAATAAACATATAAGTCCTTTAATATTCCAGTGAAATATAAAGTAAAACTGAACTAATGCTGCAATGCCTCAGCTTTAGAATGCCTGATATGGCAGATGTCCAGACCTCCAGAAAGCAAAACGGCACTGTCCGTTTTGAGGAAGGCAAATACTAGTAGTTTGAAAGTTGTAAGTTAGTGTTCTGCTAGGATACAGGAGATCTTCCTATCTCAGCAATATTATCTGCCTTTATTCTTAAGAATCAAATATTACATTGAAGCTGATTAAGCAGTCAATTCAAACAAGGTACTACTTGTAAATAATGCAAGGGTAAGTGGGTGTAAGTCTTGTGTTCTTCAATGATACATAGGTGTTTTGTTTTAACAGAGATAAAAAATGTACACTGCTCTCTTGCTGTAAAATCCTAATTGGAGACAAGGTAGCCCATTTCCCACATGTCTAACTGACTTGTCTACAGTGCCTCACAGTAAAATTAAAGGGCATGGTCTTCATTAGGATTTTTTAGCTGAATAGCTACTATGTGTTTATCTGATGATAAAAGCATATCTTTGTAACAGTGAAGGTGTAGCCTAAGTAACTTTTATTCTCTAGTCTGTGCAGAAAAGTAAGGTGTGTATGCATTGCAGACTCAGAAGTTGGTATAAATTACACAAACTGAGATTCACACCTGAACCAAGTTTCACCTATAGATACTTGTTTCTTCAAGAGATAGTCTATAAAGCCTAATTCAGTATTTCGCAGACTGTGAGACAATTCACATTAGAATAGAAATTTGTAGCTTGAACTACTGTGCATAAGCAGTTACAGAGGCAAATGCTGctggagtggattttttttctggactttGTTTTTGTGATGTGGAAAACTTACTGAATGCAATGTGGCAATTATGAAGACTCCTC contains the following coding sequences:
- the STEAP1 gene encoding metalloreductase STEAP1 isoform X1; the protein is MEKREGDNHTIDQNAGQSILPRRNTGNLSNLNVDMQVTNPPEAAALFDLHQAHHFGEFEDSSEQHCKQDLFPKWHLPMKIASVISLLIFIYTCIRDVIYPFIIRKEYVFYKIPVLVINKVLPVVSITLLALVYLPGILAASFQLYFGTKYKRFPQWLDRWMLSRKQFGLLSFFFAAMHACYSLCYPMRRSYRYKLLNWAFQQVKQKKENAWIEHDVWRMEIYVSLGILGLALLALLAITSIPSVSHSLTWREFHYIQSKMGYLALLLCTVHALVFAWNKWVDVNQFIWYTPPSFMVAVFLPIVVLLCKGILLLPCFRKRIKKIRCGWEANTQTNQTSMTSRL
- the STEAP1 gene encoding metalloreductase STEAP1 isoform X2; this encodes MQNVDMQVTNPPEAAALFDLHQAHHFGEFEDSSEQHCKQDLFPKWHLPMKIASVISLLIFIYTCIRDVIYPFIIRKEYVFYKIPVLVINKVLPVVSITLLALVYLPGILAASFQLYFGTKYKRFPQWLDRWMLSRKQFGLLSFFFAAMHACYSLCYPMRRSYRYKLLNWAFQQVKQKKENAWIEHDVWRMEIYVSLGILGLALLALLAITSIPSVSHSLTWREFHYIQSKMGYLALLLCTVHALVFAWNKWVDVNQFIWYTPPSFMVAVFLPIVVLLCKGILLLPCFRKRIKKIRCGWEANTQTNQTSMTSRL